One region of Strigops habroptila isolate Jane chromosome 11, bStrHab1.2.pri, whole genome shotgun sequence genomic DNA includes:
- the TCN2 gene encoding transcobalamin-2 isoform X1 codes for MSLGSGQPQQPPASPTGCLGLSAFLLHVMYIVYSLFWGQRLELWGPEEGLQRAGVHGRVGVLGVHRHHSPAPPVLGAAVPRRSPALLTLHSPPGPVEAPGQAAVLRALSSRLLALAADPEREPDPSVYLALRLAGEHDLRREQQYLARLQDAFQHRYSRSLQAAGDPWHDAAGTEHSTSTDVEWLETGRLALYLLGLRATCPPPEHKPLRSLVTWLKYYLEEDWAGSRRHGHPITSYYQYGLGVLALCVHRKRVREEVIRRLLAAEQHAKFGYSAGSAIDTEAVAAMAFTCLEQERLVGSTLAAELRAAVHGVRKRMVEAQGEDGFFGNVYSTPWAMQVFIATNSCEAQAPYGRAMAALLRHAGAFSTAATLAQALPALHGRSYLHIASMRCEEELDTLTPISPEPLSELPGNKTVRLVVECPLPSCPQRWLYDHAVLAPASATLLDVLRAATEQGPPDFTFDTQDTPQGPYLSGVLGLEAQQQKRKYWQLLTAPSTSLQMGIADYRPCDGETLILRLSQW; via the exons ATGTCCCTGGGGtcagggcagccccagcagccccctgccagccccacgGGTTGCCTTGGGCTCTCTGCATTCCTGCTTCATGTCATGTATATTGTTTATTCCCTATTTTGGGGGCAGAGACTTGAGCTTTGGGGACCTGAGGAGGGGTTGCAGAGGGCAGGGGTGCACGGCAGGGTTGGGGTGCTGGGTGTCCATCGCCACCACAGCCCCGCACCGCcggtgctgggtgctgcagtgcCCCGGCGCTCTCCTGCCCTCCTCACCCTGCACTCCCCGCCGGGCCCGGTAGAAGCCCCGGGGCAGGCGGCCGTGCTGCGGGCTCTGAGCTCCCGGCTGCTCGCGCTGGCGGCGGATCCCGAGCGGGAGCCTGACCCCAGCGTGTACCTGGCGCTTCGCCTGGCCGGGGAGCACGACCTGCGCCGGGAGCAGCAGTACCTGGCACGGCTGCAGGACGCCTTCCAGCACCGCTACAGCCG GAGCCTGCAGGCAGCCGGAGACCCCTGGCACGATGCTGCGGGCACCGAGCACAGCAC GAGCACTGATGTGGAGTGGCTGGAGACGGGGCGGCTGGCGCTGTACCTGCTGGGGCTGAGGGCCACATGTCCCCCGCCGGAGCACAAGCCCCTGCGCTCACTGGTGACCTGGCTCAAGTACTACCTGGAGGAGGACTGGGCAG GCTCCCGGCGGCATGGCCACCCCATCACCAGTTACTACCAGTACGGCCTGGGTGTGCTGGCGCTGTGCGTGCACCGCAAGCGGGTGCGGGAGGAGGTGATCCGCCGGCTCCTGGCTGCCGAGCAGCACGCCAAGTTCGGGTACAGTGCCGGCAGTGCCATAG ACACAGAGGCGGTGGCAGCGATGGCCTTCacctgcctggagcaggagcGGCTGGTGGGGTCCACGCTGGCGGCAGAGCTGCGGGCGGCCGTGCACggggtgaggaagaggatggtGGAGGCACAGGGCGAGGATGGCTTCTTTGGCAACGTCTACAGCACCCCCTGGGCCATGCAG GTGTTCATCGCCACCAACTCGTGCGAGGCGCAGGCTCCGTACGGCCGGGCCATGGCCGCATTGCTGCGGCACGCGGGCGCCTTCAGCACCGCTGCCACGCTGGCGCAGGCGCTGCCGGCGCTGCACGGCCGCTCCTACCTGCACATCGCCTCCATGCGCTGCGAGGAGGAGCTGG ACACGCTGACGCCCATCAGCCCTGAGCCGCTGTCGGAGCTGCCAGGGAACAAGACGGTGCGGCTGGTGGTGGAGTGTCCTCTGCCATCGTGTCCCCAGCGCTGGCTCTATGACCACGCGGTGCTCGCGCCTGCCAGTGCCACCCTCCTGGACGTGCTCAGGGCAGCCACTGAGCAGGGACCTCCCGACTTCAC GTTTGACACCCAGGACACCCCCCAGGGCCCCTACCTGagtggggtgctggggctggaggcGCAGCAGCAGAAGCGCAAGTACT
- the TCN2 gene encoding transcobalamin-2 isoform X2, giving the protein MPRHPPSRCGVWLLLVLLQAAVLPAWLCEAPGQAAVLRALSSRLLALAADPEREPDPSVYLALRLAGEHDLRREQQYLARLQDAFQHRYSRSLQAAGDPWHDAAGTEHSTSTDVEWLETGRLALYLLGLRATCPPPEHKPLRSLVTWLKYYLEEDWAGSRRHGHPITSYYQYGLGVLALCVHRKRVREEVIRRLLAAEQHAKFGYSAGSAIDTEAVAAMAFTCLEQERLVGSTLAAELRAAVHGVRKRMVEAQGEDGFFGNVYSTPWAMQVFIATNSCEAQAPYGRAMAALLRHAGAFSTAATLAQALPALHGRSYLHIASMRCEEELDTLTPISPEPLSELPGNKTVRLVVECPLPSCPQRWLYDHAVLAPASATLLDVLRAATEQGPPDFTFDTQDTPQGPYLSGVLGLEAQQQKRKYWQLLTAPSTSLQMGIADYRPCDGETLILRLSQW; this is encoded by the exons ATGCCACGACACCCACCGTCCCGCTGCGGCGTGTggctgctcctggtgctgctgcaggctgcggtcctgcctgcctggctctgcG AAGCCCCGGGGCAGGCGGCCGTGCTGCGGGCTCTGAGCTCCCGGCTGCTCGCGCTGGCGGCGGATCCCGAGCGGGAGCCTGACCCCAGCGTGTACCTGGCGCTTCGCCTGGCCGGGGAGCACGACCTGCGCCGGGAGCAGCAGTACCTGGCACGGCTGCAGGACGCCTTCCAGCACCGCTACAGCCG GAGCCTGCAGGCAGCCGGAGACCCCTGGCACGATGCTGCGGGCACCGAGCACAGCAC GAGCACTGATGTGGAGTGGCTGGAGACGGGGCGGCTGGCGCTGTACCTGCTGGGGCTGAGGGCCACATGTCCCCCGCCGGAGCACAAGCCCCTGCGCTCACTGGTGACCTGGCTCAAGTACTACCTGGAGGAGGACTGGGCAG GCTCCCGGCGGCATGGCCACCCCATCACCAGTTACTACCAGTACGGCCTGGGTGTGCTGGCGCTGTGCGTGCACCGCAAGCGGGTGCGGGAGGAGGTGATCCGCCGGCTCCTGGCTGCCGAGCAGCACGCCAAGTTCGGGTACAGTGCCGGCAGTGCCATAG ACACAGAGGCGGTGGCAGCGATGGCCTTCacctgcctggagcaggagcGGCTGGTGGGGTCCACGCTGGCGGCAGAGCTGCGGGCGGCCGTGCACggggtgaggaagaggatggtGGAGGCACAGGGCGAGGATGGCTTCTTTGGCAACGTCTACAGCACCCCCTGGGCCATGCAG GTGTTCATCGCCACCAACTCGTGCGAGGCGCAGGCTCCGTACGGCCGGGCCATGGCCGCATTGCTGCGGCACGCGGGCGCCTTCAGCACCGCTGCCACGCTGGCGCAGGCGCTGCCGGCGCTGCACGGCCGCTCCTACCTGCACATCGCCTCCATGCGCTGCGAGGAGGAGCTGG ACACGCTGACGCCCATCAGCCCTGAGCCGCTGTCGGAGCTGCCAGGGAACAAGACGGTGCGGCTGGTGGTGGAGTGTCCTCTGCCATCGTGTCCCCAGCGCTGGCTCTATGACCACGCGGTGCTCGCGCCTGCCAGTGCCACCCTCCTGGACGTGCTCAGGGCAGCCACTGAGCAGGGACCTCCCGACTTCAC GTTTGACACCCAGGACACCCCCCAGGGCCCCTACCTGagtggggtgctggggctggaggcGCAGCAGCAGAAGCGCAAGTACT